A stretch of the Mesorhizobium huakuii genome encodes the following:
- a CDS encoding DUF768 domain-containing protein, with the protein MSSRGINFLDQWIANNVPETTNADAISVDELTHKLIADAKALGIKRGEIDEEVDSLYRTNTSPPANSTVGGP; encoded by the coding sequence ATGAGCTCGCGCGGAATCAACTTCCTCGACCAATGGATCGCCAACAACGTCCCCGAGACGACGAACGCAGATGCCATCTCGGTAGACGAACTTACGCACAAGCTCATCGCCGACGCCAAGGCACTCGGCATTAAGCGGGGCGAGATCGATGAGGAGGTCGACAGCCTCTACCGCACGAATACTTCGCCGCCGGCAAATAGCACTGTCGGTGGCCCATAA